One window of the Macaca thibetana thibetana isolate TM-01 chromosome 1, ASM2454274v1, whole genome shotgun sequence genome contains the following:
- the GREM2 gene encoding gremlin-2: MFWKLSLSLFLVAVLVKVAEARKNRPAGAIPSPYKDGSSNNSERWQHQIKEVLASSQEALVVTERKYLKSDWCKTQPLRQTVSEEGCRSRTILNRFCYGQCNSFYIPRHVKKEEESFQSCAFCKPQRVTSVLVELECPGLDPPFRLKKIQKVKQCRCMSVNLSDSDKQ; this comes from the coding sequence ATGTTCTGGAAGCTTTCCCTGTCCTTGTTCCTGGTGGCCGTACTGGTGAAGGTGGCGGAAGCCCGGAAGAACCGGCCGGCGGGCGCCATCCCCTCGCCTTACAAGGACGGCAGCAGCAACAACTCGGAGAGATGGCAGCACCAGATCAAGGAGGTgctggcctccagccaggaggccCTGGTGGTCACCGAGCGCAAGTACCTCAAGAGTGACTGGTGCAAGACGCAGCCGCTGCGGCAGACGGTGAGCGAGGAGGGCTGCCGGAGCCGCACCATCCTCAACCGCTTCTGCTACGGCCAGTGCAACTCCTTCTACATCCCGCGGCAcgtgaagaaggaggaggagtctTTCCAGTCCTGCGCCTTCTGCAAGCCCCAGCGCGTCACCTCCGTCCTCGTGGAGCTCGAGTGCCCCGGCCTGGACCCACCCTTCCGACTCAAGAAAATCCAGAAGGTGAAGCAGTGCCGCTGCATGTCCGTGAACCTGAGCGACTCGGACAAGCAGTGA